Below is a genomic region from Candidatus Obscuribacterales bacterium.
GAGACATCGAAAGTGTCGCTAAGCGTGTGATTGTTATCAATCACGGGAGAGTTGTGCTTGATGATTCCGTCAACGCAATGAAACGTCAATATCTTTGTGAAAAGGTAATCGGCGTTAAATTCCACGATGCGCACAAGAGTCTCGATGTGCCTGGCATAAAGATACTCAAGTCCAACAGTCATGCGCTGAAGCTAGAAGTGGATACTCGTGTAATGCCAATTGAAAAGGCACTGCATGAGGTTATGCAAACTGGCTCTGTTGCGGACATCACAATTGAAGATCCGCCATTGGAAGAGATCATCGCTCACATATACAGCCAAGGTCCTGAAGCTGCAGTTGACGAAAAGGAGGTGACCATAAGTGAATAGTTTTAAAAAGTACTTCTGGGTTGGACTCATCTCAGGAAAATCCAATCTTGCTTACTTTGGCGAAACTCTCGGCAGAATATTCTTTCTCGGAATAATTCTGTTTATCTTCCTTCGCTTATGGCAAGTTACCTATTCGCAGACCAATGCGACTATTCTTGGTGGCTTCACGATAGCTCAGATGCTGTGGTATCTGGTGGTAACTGAATCCATCATGTTGTCGACTCCAAGGGTGTCGTATTACGTCGACCAGGCGGTACGGACAGGTGCGATCGCAGTTTATTTGCTGCGGCCGATGTCATATCCGATGCACGAATTGTTTGCGTGCTTGGGTGAAAGATTCATCCGGTTTGGTCTCAACCTGGCGGTTGGATCGGTCATTGCGCTAATTTGTGT
It encodes:
- a CDS encoding ABC-2 family transporter protein; the protein is MNSFKKYFWVGLISGKSNLAYFGETLGRIFFLGIILFIFLRLWQVTYSQTNATILGGFTIAQMLWYLVVTESIMLSTPRVSYYVDQAVRTGAIAVYLLRPMSYPMHELFACLGERFIRFGLNLAVGSVIALICVGPIPLNAQGLLLFLLAIPFAFVLDFMGYFLVGLCAFWMEDTTGLVFLYSRITMVLGGMLIPIELFPETWQPILRILPFSSIVYGPARMFVRPDFTEFVQLIVRQGLSIAVFSLVVYLVWNACLKRVFANGG